In the Microaerobacter geothermalis genome, one interval contains:
- a CDS encoding ABC transporter substrate-binding protein has product MSLKHLQKSRLFLFLFLLIIGLLAGCGSSERVSSTEKPAATSTETNTQQEGNSTQASSETEKKVFTIGITQIVEHPALDAAKEGFIKALADNGYVDGEKVKFDQQNAQGSRDTATSIAQKFVADKVDMIFAIATPTAQAAAQATADIPILITAVTDPVAAGLVKSNERPETNVTGTTDMNPVKEQLSLVTKVKPDAKKVGILYNSGETNSEVQIKLAESVAPELGLELVLKGITNSSEVQQAAQSLVGKVDAIYVPTDNTVVSALESVLGVAEQAKIPVVAGEGDSVRRGAVITYGLDYYKLGYQTGEMAIKVLNGTDPSTMPIETQKDMQLIVNKKAAANMGVELSEELLKEADEVIE; this is encoded by the coding sequence ATCGGCCTGTTGGCCGGATGCGGAAGCTCAGAAAGGGTCTCCAGTACAGAGAAGCCCGCTGCAACTTCGACTGAGACCAATACTCAGCAGGAAGGAAATTCTACCCAAGCTTCTTCTGAAACAGAGAAGAAAGTGTTTACCATTGGAATTACCCAAATCGTAGAACATCCTGCATTGGATGCGGCTAAGGAAGGATTTATCAAGGCTCTTGCCGATAATGGTTATGTTGATGGAGAAAAAGTGAAGTTTGATCAGCAAAATGCTCAAGGAAGCCGGGATACCGCGACTTCTATTGCTCAAAAATTCGTTGCTGATAAGGTGGATATGATTTTTGCCATCGCTACACCCACGGCCCAGGCAGCTGCCCAAGCCACTGCTGATATTCCGATCTTGATCACAGCCGTAACTGACCCGGTAGCTGCGGGATTGGTGAAGTCAAATGAAAGACCTGAAACCAATGTCACCGGAACGACAGATATGAATCCGGTAAAGGAACAACTTTCCTTAGTGACCAAGGTGAAGCCAGATGCAAAAAAAGTTGGGATTCTGTATAATTCGGGGGAGACCAACTCTGAAGTGCAGATTAAATTGGCAGAATCCGTCGCGCCTGAATTGGGGTTGGAATTGGTATTAAAGGGGATTACGAATAGTTCTGAAGTTCAGCAAGCAGCCCAATCTTTGGTGGGAAAAGTGGATGCCATCTATGTCCCCACAGATAATACCGTTGTTTCTGCGTTAGAATCTGTGCTGGGCGTAGCAGAACAGGCCAAAATTCCGGTTGTGGCAGGTGAAGGTGATTCCGTTCGCAGGGGAGCTGTCATCACCTATGGATTAGATTACTACAAACTGGGTTATCAGACTGGTGAAATGGCAATTAAGGTGTTGAATGGTACCGATCCTTCTACTATGCCTATTGAAACACAGAAAGACATGCAGTTAATCGTTAACAAAAAAGCTGCAGCCAACATGGGTGTGGAATTGTCTGAAGAGTTATTGAAAGAAGCGGATGAAGTCATCGAATAA